The sequence below is a genomic window from Dyadobacter chenwenxiniae.
GAAAGCACACAGCAGCAGAGGATGGATAACAGCAGTCCTGGCCATCGCCGGTATCGCTGCTGGATCATGTTGATCGCATACCAGCAAGCCAGGCTCATCATAAAAATAACCACTTCGGAGCCTATCAGATTCACCGGGTCCTTCCACTGACCTTCGGAGATGCGTGCAGGTAAAATAAATAGGGGAATGCTGGCAGCTACGATCAAGCCTGTTCTGTGGAGAAAATTGTTCATTCAATAATAGATTGTTCGATGCCAGTAGTTTGTAAGTAAATGCTGGTGACACAAAGTTAAAAAGATTATGTTCGCATAGAGAACCGAAGCATTTCTCAGGAAGGAAAACGGCAGCATATCGGGCGAAGTAGTGAGCCTTCATACACTTTATGATAATCTCGGACCTAAAACTAATGACCAAACGTACAATGATTACGTTGACCATCGAAGGGTCGCAGATGTAACCTCAGACAAAGCTGATTAGCACATTGCGACCCTTCGATGGTCATGGAAACACACGTCGGATACTCGCGCGCGGCGAACTGATGCGAGCAAGATTAATTTTGAAGAATTCGGCCGGGAATCCTTGCCTTTTATTGAGGTCAGCAAGGGCATAATGACTGCATGTGCATCACTGAACCGTATTGTTGGCCAGTTTTGCTTTGATGGATCTAGGCTTGAACAAGTTCCGCTTCTTTGAAACAAGCAAATACTTCCCGATAGAAATCAGGGTGTGACTGCCAAGTCTGACCGGTTACCATTTTCCCGTCACGAACAGCCTCTTTCGTGGAATATGTCCCGCCACCCATCTCGATTTCGGTGCGCACATGTTCGTAAGCGGTGAGAGTCCGGTTTTTGGCTAGTCCTGCCGTCACCAGAATCTGGATGCCGTGGCAGATGGCAAAAACCCATTTGCCCTGCCGGTCAAATTCACGCACTACTTCCAGCAACGCGGCATGGTTGCGCAGATATTCAGGAGCGCGGCCGCCCAGCAGCAGAATCGCGTCATAATCGTCCACCGCCACCTCCTCAATGGTCAGGTCGGAAGCCAGGCAATAGCCAGGCCGCTCTACATACGTATCCCAGCCCAATTCGAAATCATGCATAACCAGATTGAGTCGGCGCTTGCTGGGGGCGGCGATCACGGCGATGTCGCCCTCTTCCTGAAATCGGTGCAAAGCGTAAAGAGTTTCATAGCTTTCGCCACCATCCCCGGTAACGATCAAGATTTTGCGATTCATGGTATAAAGAATTTTAAAGCATTAAGGTGTTAGAACCCGCCAATCTTGGCGGCTAAACAATCAAAAGTCAAAGCCAGACGTGTCCTACCTACATTTATTACAATTAGCAGCACAACAGAAGTTGTTCGTAACCAAACCGCCATTC
It includes:
- a CDS encoding DJ-1/PfpI family protein, whose amino-acid sequence is MNRKILIVTGDGGESYETLYALHRFQEEGDIAVIAAPSKRRLNLVMHDFELGWDTYVERPGYCLASDLTIEEVAVDDYDAILLLGGRAPEYLRNHAALLEVVREFDRQGKWVFAICHGIQILVTAGLAKNRTLTAYEHVRTEIEMGGGTYSTKEAVRDGKMVTGQTWQSHPDFYREVFACFKEAELVQA